A section of the Vidua chalybeata isolate OUT-0048 chromosome 32, bVidCha1 merged haplotype, whole genome shotgun sequence genome encodes:
- the LOC128801886 gene encoding cyclin-dependent kinase 16-like, which yields MVTGRPLFPGATVEEQLHFIFRLLGTPTEETWPGIGANAEFRAHKYPLYPPEGLRQHAPRLDQDGADLLGQLLQFEGRRRLPAAEAMGHAFFSCLGPRVSALPDTTSIFALKEIQLQKEPGLRSAPLPPTGSSAFRVLDTEF from the exons ATGGTGACGGGGCGGCCGCTGTTCCCCGGGGCCACcgtggaggagcagctgcactTCATCTTCCGCCTGCTgg ggACCCCGACGGAGGAGACGTGGCCGGGCATCGGTGCCAACGCCGAGTTCCGGGCGCACAAGTACCCGCTGTACCCGCCCGAGGGGCTGCGGCAGCACGCGCCGCG GTTGGACCAGGACGGCGCTGAcctcctggggcagctgctgcag TTcgaggggcggcggcggctgccggCGGCGGAGGCCATGGGACACGCCTTCTTCAGCTGCCTGGGGCCGCGCGTCAGCGCCCTGCCCGACA ccacGTCCATCTTCGCGCTGAAGGAGatccagctgcagaaggagccGGGGCTGCGCTCGGCGCCCCTGCCCCCCAcag gtTCTTCCGCCTTCCGGGTGCTCGACACCGAGTTCTGA